CTGATCCGCCGTTTTCACAGTTTTCAATATAGTGGGCCTGCCATAGGGGTTTGGTGGGGTCAAGCGGGGTGGCGGTCAGATCGCTGATCACCTCTTCGAGGGTATGCTTATCACCGGGATCCGGCAGGGCGATCCGGTGCAGATGGGATTTTAAATCGAATTTCGGGTCCAGCTCCCAGACCGCATTGCCGACGCCGCCCATGGGGCGCACCACGCGCTTTTTAAACCGCTCATAGCAAAGCAGCCGATTTTTAAAGGTTTGAACGAGCCGGTCGTAATCTAATGGATTGTCGAACTGAAGGAATCCGGTAATAATCATCAGGTTGGTAGGGTGATCCATGTGCAGCCAGAAATTGTCAATATTTGACATGATTTCGACTTGTTTTTTCATTGACGGGCCTCCTTGCAAGAATTTTCAAAAGAAACTGTAAAATAGCATAAGTCACAAATAATATGCAACGTGAAATTGCCCAACCTGCGAAAATGATTTGACAAATATAACGCGCTGCGTCAACTTTGAATAAATAATCCTCATATCCGGGCTGCGTTTTTAAAATCTAAATTGAGCGATTTTCAAGTTTGAAAGACAGGTGGAGGCTGAACATGCGATTGATTAAAAAATACGCCAACCGCAAACTCTATGATATATCAGACAAGCGTTACCTGACCATGGATCGCCTGGCGGATCTGATTAAATCCGGCGAGGAGGTCTCGGTCATTGACAATGAGACCGGGGAAGATATTACCGCGGCCATTGTCTCCCAGCTGCTGGGGCGGGAAAAATGGCGGGGCAACAAGGGCGTGCCTTCCAATGTGCTGATGCAGCTGCTCCGGAAAGGGCAGGGCACCCTGTTTGGCTACGGCAGAAAATATATATCGCTCTGGCAGAATGCGCTGCTCATGTCCCGGGATGAAATTGAGAAACTGATCAATTCACTGGTGCGTGAAAAAGAGATTTCCGAGTCAGAGGGACGGAATTTAAAGCAGGAGCTTTTAAATCATACCACCAATCTGAAGACCTGGATCATGGAAAACATTGATCAGCGCGTCGATGAAGCCATGTCCATGATGAACCTGGCTTCCAAGGAACAGGTCGATGGCCTGTCCGAGCGGATTGACGCCCTTGACCGGAAGGTTGCGGATCTGGAAGCCAAAATCAAGGCGGATCAGGAGTGATGGCCCATGTATCCTGAATTGATCGATTGCCAAGTCGGCCGCAGATGCAGGGAAAATGATGTCGAGCTATAGTGGCCTATGCGAGACATCATTTGACGCAGCAGATGCGGTGAAGGTGGAAATTGTTATGCCCACTGCCCGTTTCTTTTGACCAGGTTGATCGCCTGCCGGCTCTCGGAAAACAGTTTTTCCGGCTCCGGAAGCAGAATTGACAGGGCCGCGCACGCGGCTAAAAACGCGATGACGCTGCCGCCGCCCATTACGACCAGTCCACCGGCAATGCCCGTGACCACCCCCATGCCGATCAAAACCACCAGTCCGCCGACAACAAAGGCAATAATACTGCTGATTAACAGCAAAACCTTAAACATTTTTTAATCTTTCATTTGCAACGGATTTATACTATCCATAGGTCTGACAATTTTGATTAGATTATCACGGAAAATTTGTTTAATCAAATGAAAACAACCGGTTTATCCGCGGGCAAGCGGCTAAATTTGCTTTCAGGAAAGGACAGGCGCATATGAATTGCCGAATCAAGTGGGCTGGCGCGGCAGTGATGGCCGGGGTTCTCATGATGGTGGCCCCATGTTTTGCCGATGCGCAAGCAAGCACAGATTCCCGGTTTCCCCGGCGTAATGCCGTGGTAAAGGCGGTTGAAAAAGTAAGCGAGGCAGTGGTCAATATCAGCTCTGAATACGAGGTCAGCAGCCAGGTCAGCCCGTTTGCCCGGTTTGACATGGATTCCTTTTTTCGCGATTTTTTTGAAAAACGCTTTGAAACCCGCCGCAAGCTTAGCAGCCGGGGGTCCGGGGTTATTATCGACAGCGATCGGGGGTTTGTACTGACCAATGAGCACGTGATTGCCAAAAGCGGAACAATTACGGTGGTTTTAAAAGACGGCCGGGAGTTTCAGGCTGATATCATCGGGGCGGACCCGGAATCGGATCTCGCGGTGCTTCAGATCCGGGCGGATGAGCCGCTGCCGTCTGTTCCCATGGGCGATTCCGGCGATATTATGATCGGCGAAACCGTCATCGCCATCGGCAATCCGTTTGGGTTTTCCAATTCCGTGACCACCGGCGTGATCAGCGCGGTAAACCGAAGTGTCCGCGCGCAAAACCGGGTCTATCATGATTTTCTGCAGATTGATGCCTCGATTAACCCGGGCAACAGCGGCGGTCCGCTTTTAAACATCAACGGTGAGCTGATCGGCGTCAATACGGCCATTTATGCCAAGGCTGAGGGCATCGGGTTTGCCATCCCCATCAATACGGCCAGGAAAATTGTGTCCGACCTGATCGCCTACGGCAAGGTCATCCACGCCTGGATCGGTCTTACGGTCCAGAATGTCGATCAGCGGCTGGCGGGTTATCTTGATCTGCCCTCGGATGAAGGGATCGTGATTAAGGGCGTTGAGCCCGACAGCCCGGCTGCCAATGCTGGCATTAAAGAGGGGGATGTGGTCCTTGCCATTGACGATCAGAGCATCCGCAACGTCAGTGACTATGAATATGCCATGCGGGAGCATTCCGAGGGGGAGACCATGGCGGTCACACTGCGGCGCAATCGTTCGGAAAAGACTTTTAAAGTCAAGGCCTCGGTGTTTCCTGAGCGGCTGTCCATGAAGCTGGCCTATCAGCTGCTTGGCGTGAAAGTGGTGGGCATGGATGAGAAAAATCGGTTTAAGGCCACCATTCCGGCCAATTCCGGGGTGATTGTCTCGGAAGTGGATACCAACTCTGAGCTCGCGCGCATTGGCGTGCGACCCGGGGATGTGATTCGAAAAATCAATGATGTCGAATTGAAAAACCTCGCGGATTTCAAAGACGCGGTCATCAAATACCGGTGGAAGGAATCCGTGGTGCTGCTCGTCCAGCGCGGTGAGCGGGGGTATTATATAACGCTGCAAGTACATTGACGGATAGGTGTAGGGTATAAGGTTTAGGGTGTAAGGTGTAAGGTATTGGTGAAAACCTGTTGATGACGGCTTAATATTACTCTTCATCTTACTCTTAATAAATCCATATATCACCTTCTCCCTGTGGGAGAAGGCCGGGATGAGGGTAAAATAGGTGAAATGGATTTTCTGACGCGTTCGTTAAGCTTAGGCCGCTATGTATCCACTCGGCTCCGGGGTTATCCGGCCAAAAAGGTGCTTGTCCTGGAAGGCGGGGGCATGCGCGGGATATTTCTTACCGGCGTGCTTCAGGCATTTACGGACAGGGGGTATTTTCCGTTTGAGCTGATCATCGGCTCTTCTGCCGGGGCGCTCACCGGCACAGCGTTTGCCGCTGATCAGATTTGCCTGGCCCGGGATGCGTTTTTTAAAGAACTGCTTGGCGGGCAGTTCATCCGGATGCGAAATATCCTGCGGCCGGAAAAACACATCCTGAATCTGGACTGGATGGTTGAAAACATTGTCATGGGCAAAGATCCGTTGAACCTGAAAAGGCTTCGGCGCTCGGCCTGCCCGGTCCTGATGACAGCCACCAATGTGAGCGAGCATGAGGTGCCGGAGACCGTATATCTTAGCACCAAAAAAGACCGGATTCCCATAGCACTCAAGGCCACAGCCGCGATTCCGTTTTTCTATAGGGATTTTGTACGTTACAAGGATTATCTGCTGCTTGACGGCGGGCTGCTGGATCCCGTGCCGTACAAAAAAGCCCTTGCCATGGGATATCGAGAAGAGGATATTCTCGTGATTCTTAGCCGGCCGAAGGGCTATCGGAAAAAACGGGAATCCTTCTGGATCTCCAGGCTGTATGAGAATTACTATAAGGATTTTAAACACCGGTTTCTGCTGCTTTCCATGCATGAACGCTATCAGATGTATAACCGCGTGATCAATAATCTGGAAAGCTGTTATTCCGGCATTGATGTGATTTATCCGCCGGCGGATTTTGCGGTAAACCGCCTGACACGAAGTGAGGAAAGAATTTTAACCGGATTTATGCAGGGTGTGGATGCCGCCAAGCAATACCTGATGGTTTCAGAAAAAGCGATTTAGGGCGTCATGATGACATTTTTGCAGAAGGTAACTTATGATTCGTACTCGTGCTCGTAATCGGCCTTTAAATCCCCCGAGTACGATTACGAGTACGAGAACCGTCCCGCTCGCGCGGGACTGAGTACGATCAGGACCTTAGAAGAAGAGGATTCAATGGGACTATTCAGTTTTATTACCGGAAAATCGTCAGAAGAAATTGAAATGATCGGTGATGACTATCAGGCGGCCGGCGAGTATGGGGCGGCCAAGGTCGAATATGATAAAGCCCTGGAAAAAGCAGAAAAAAAATCACCCGAAAAGCAGGCGCTGATCCGGCGCCTTGCGGAAAAGGCGAACCAGGCCCGGGAGGCCCTGGCCGGCTCGCATATCAATGCCGCCGAAGAGTTAATCCGCCAGGAGAGTTACCAGGAGGCGGAAGACCTGCTCTATCTGGCCTATGAGTTGACGGGTGATGAAAAACTCAAAACAGATATCAAGGCAAAGGCCCGCTCGCTCTATCAGATGCCGGCCGGGGCGCCTGAAGCCGGGGACCCGGCTGAGCCGCTCGCGCAATTGCATGAATCCGAAGAAGCGGCTGATACAGAGGATGATGAGGAGGCGGCCTATTTTCATTTGCTGGTCAGCTCCCTTCCGGAAGAGATGCAGGAAGCCTATGAATCATACGGACAGACGTTTATGGAAGGTTATGTGGCGCTTAATCAGGGTGAATTTGAAACCGCAGTGAGCGCATTCAGAACGGCCATGACCGAAAATTCCGGCCCGGACAGCTGGATTGCCCTGGAGCTGGCCACGGCCTACATGCACCTTGGACAGTCCGAAAATGCCCGGGAAACTGTTGAAACCTATCTCCAGAGCAATCCCGAATCTCTGCGCGCCTATCAGCTGCTTTGCGAAATATACTGGGATGCCGGAGATTTTGAGGCAGCCGCGGATCTGTTAAACCGCAGTCCAAAAGATTTGCAGCAGTCCGGCCCCGTTCAGATGCTATTGGGCGAAACCTACTATCAGGCCGGCAGCTATGAGGCGGCCCGGGATGTGTTTCTGGATTGCGGCGAGCAATTCGGCAATGAAGAGCTGATCAGCCGGGCGCTGGCCAAAACCTATGAAGCCATGGGCGATTTTGACAAAGCCCGCCGCCTTTACGGGGAAATTTTGAACAACTGCACTAAGTGCGGCGCGCGCGTGGATCCGTTTATCAAAAGCCGGTTTGCCGAACTCAGTTTTCAGTCCGGGGACACCTCCAACCTTGTACTGGAAATGTTTCTCTCCCTGGTGCACGAGGATCCGGACAATCGGAAAGCCTATTTTGACCGGATCGGAAAGATTTATGAGGCCGCCGGCCATGCCAGTGAAGCCCGGCGCTACTATGGGTTTGCCGAATCCGCCGCCGGCTGATGCAGCGCATATGGCAACTGCAAGCACCTTTATCCATCAATTAACCGCAGCCAATCACCTTGAGCGCATCGGGATTGAACGGCTGATTTTTTATCCCGGCATGCTTTTCGGTACCGCGGACAAGTGGTGGGGCCGGCCCGGCTGCCGTCATTCCCATCACGAGGGAATTGATCTCTGCTTTTTTGAAACAGGTTCCGGCGGGTATTATCGTCTGGATGAGACCACGCGGATTCCAATGGCAGAAGACGGCCGCATCGTTCATATAATGGAAGATTTTCTGGGGCAGACCGTGGCGGTTCAACAGACAGAGGCCGGCGGCCGGGCGTTTTTAACCCTTTATGCCCATATTGAGCCGCCAAAGGGGCTTTCCGTGGGCGACCGGCTTTCCTGCGGTGAGGTGTTCGCCCGTATTGCCGCCATTAATAATCCGAAAATAAAGCTTTTGCCCCATCTCCACATTTCCATGGCCTGGGCGGATCATCTGCCGGGTTATGCCGACTGGACCTGGAAGCGGCTTAACCAGTGCGGCAGCAAATGTTTTGTCGATCCCTTAACCCGAATGCATCTGCCGCATCAGGTCTTCTCCTTTGAATTCGGCATGAATCCGGCTGATGCGTTTACCCCTGTGTCGCAGGGAGCGTTTTAAAACCTTGAAAAATCTTGCGGATTCTGTTAGTTAATCTTGGAATTAAGGCACTAAGGCGTTGAGGCACTGAGGCACTGAGTTTTTTAAACATTGGACTGTGAACGCAAAGTTACTTAGAAGTAATCCCCCCGGGCTGTGCGCCCGGGACCGAGCATAAAAGTAACTTTAAAGGCACTGAGGCACGGTAAATTTGTTCTATCTATTTTTCAGGCGGGCACGGTGGCCCGCCCTACGAATGGGAAAAACCCGATTCATCGTAGGGTCGGCCACCGTGCCGACCATAAAATCTTGATTTCATTGACCTTACACCTTATACCCTATACCTTAAACCGTGAAGTTACTTAGAAGTTAATAATAAAACCGGAAAGGCAAACCCCATGATAAGGGCAGGTGTGATAGGCGCCACCGGCTATGCCGGGGCGGAACTGGTCCGGATACTGGCCGGCCATCCCCGCGTGACGCTGACCGTTCTGACTTCAAGGCAGTATGCGGGCGCCGCGTTTGATCAGATCTATCCGGCCATGAGCGGCTGGGTCGACCTGATCTGCGAGGAATTTGATTATGACAGCATATGCGACCGCACGGATGTGATTTTCATCGCCCTGCCGCACAAACTGCCCATGGAGATCGTGCCGGAGCTGATCCGCCGGGGGAAAAAGGTGATTGATCTCTCTGCGGACTTTCGGTTTTCCGATCCGGAGCGATATGAATCCGCTTATCAGCCCCATACGGCCAAGGATTTGCTCGAACAGGCGGTCTATGGCCTCTCGGAAGTCAATACCCGGGAGATCAAGCAGGCAAGGCTTGTCGGCAATCCGGGGTGTTATCCCACAAGCGTGCTGCTCCCCCTGATTCCCCTGATCCAGCATAAGCTTCTGGAAATTGACTCAATTATTGCGGATTCAAAGTCCGGAGTGAGCGGGGCCGGCCGATCGCCCTCCCTTACCACGCATTTCTGTGAAGCCAATGAGTCCTTTAAACCCTATAAAGTGGACGGCCACCGGCATAAACCGGAAATGGACGAGGTGCTCTCTGATGCCGCCGGCGAGCCGATGGAAATCACCTTTGTGCCGCATCTTTTGCCCATGATCCGCGGCATGGAGACCACCATCTATGCGCGGCTGACAAAACCGCGCGGGCATACCGAAATCCATAATATGGTGGTGGACTATTATTCGGACTGCCCTTTCATCCGTATTCTGGATAAGGGAAATTATCCGGACACCCGAAACGTTCGGGGAACCAATTACTGTGATATCGGGTTGGCGGTTGATAAGGCACAGGGCCGGATCATTATCATGTCGGTGATTGACAACCTGGTCAAGGGCGCGGCCGGACAGGCGGTGCAGAATATGAACCTGATGCTCGGGCTCGAGGAAGTCACCGGCCTGAATACCCCGCCGTATCCTTTGTAATTTAACCCATCAAACGGGGGTGATATGCGAATCAGACAGCTTTCCATATTTATGGAAAACCGCTCCGGCCGGCTGGCCAAAATCACGACGGCCATCGGCAATGCGGGCGTCAATATCCGCGCCATGTCCCTGGCGGACACCTCGGACTTTGGAATTCTGCGCCTGGTGGTCACGGATACGGACAAAGCCCATCAAATTTTAAAAGATCAGGGGTTTACCGTCAAGGTCTCGGATGTGATTGCCGTGGCGATTCCGGATATACCGGGGGCGCTGGGCAATCTCCTGTCCATCATCGAGCTTGAGGGTCTGAATGTGGAATATATGTATGTGGTGGCAGAAAAGCACATGGATGAGGCGATTGTCATTTTCCGGTTCGATGATTTGGACCGGGCGGCTGATGTGCTGCTTGATAATGATATCCATGTGGTGGATGAGCGCAAGGTGTTGAGTGTTTAATTTTAAAAAAGAGGGAGGGGTTGTTGTGAAAAAGTCCATTATTGTGATGTGTGTTATTGCTTGCTTCGTGCTTTCGGCGACTGCGGTCTATGCTGAGCCTGAGCCGTATCATGTGGGGTGCGCATTTGCCGTGACCGGAAAAGCTTCCTGGCTGGGAGAGCCGGAGCGCAATACAGCCCGGATGGTGGCCGATGAGATCAATGCCAACGGCGGTATCAACGGCCATAAAATCGTGCTCCATATTGAGGACACGCAGGGGGAAAATACCCGGGCGGTCAACGCCGTTAAGAAACTGATCAAGAAGCACAACGTCTGCGCGGTCATCGGGCCCAGCCGGAGCGGCACGTCCCTGGCCACCATTCCGATTGCGGAAAAGGAACAGGTGCCTCTGCTCTCCTGCGCCGCAGCCGCCAAAATTACCAACCCGCCGGAGGAGCGACGGTGGATATTTAAAATGGGGCAGAATGACTCCGATGCGGTGCGCAAAATCTATGACCACATGACCGCGCGCGATATCTCAAAAGTGGGTATCATCACCGGGACCACCGGCTTTGGCGCAGCCGGCCGGGAGCAGTTAAAGGCGCTTTCCGGGGACTACGGAATTGAGATCGCAGCAGACGAAACCTACAGCCCGGGGGCGACGGATATGACCGCCCAGCTGATCCGGGTCAGAAATTCAGGCGCCCAGGCAATCGTCAACTGGTCCATCGTGCCCGCCCAATCGATTGTGCCCCGTAACGTAAAACAGCTCGGCCTGGATATGCCGCTTTATCAAAGCCATGGCTTTGCCAATATTAAGTATGCCGAGGCGGCCGGGGAAGCGGCCGAGGGATCGATCTTTCCGGCCGGCCGGATTATGGCCGCAAAAAGCGTGCCTGCCGATCATCCGCAGAAGGATGTCCTGATGGCCTATAAAAAAGCCTATGAAGCCAAATTTGATGACCAGGTCACCACCTTCGGCGGCCATGCCTATGACGCCATGCATCTGA
The DNA window shown above is from Desulfobacterales bacterium and carries:
- a CDS encoding ACT domain-containing protein, whose amino-acid sequence is MRIRQLSIFMENRSGRLAKITTAIGNAGVNIRAMSLADTSDFGILRLVVTDTDKAHQILKDQGFTVKVSDVIAVAIPDIPGALGNLLSIIELEGLNVEYMYVVAEKHMDEAIVIFRFDDLDRAADVLLDNDIHVVDERKVLSV
- a CDS encoding polyhydroxyalkanoate synthesis regulator DNA-binding domain-containing protein; the protein is MRLIKKYANRKLYDISDKRYLTMDRLADLIKSGEEVSVIDNETGEDITAAIVSQLLGREKWRGNKGVPSNVLMQLLRKGQGTLFGYGRKYISLWQNALLMSRDEIEKLINSLVREKEISESEGRNLKQELLNHTTNLKTWIMENIDQRVDEAMSMMNLASKEQVDGLSERIDALDRKVADLEAKIKADQE
- the argC gene encoding N-acetyl-gamma-glutamyl-phosphate reductase; the protein is MIRAGVIGATGYAGAELVRILAGHPRVTLTVLTSRQYAGAAFDQIYPAMSGWVDLICEEFDYDSICDRTDVIFIALPHKLPMEIVPELIRRGKKVIDLSADFRFSDPERYESAYQPHTAKDLLEQAVYGLSEVNTREIKQARLVGNPGCYPTSVLLPLIPLIQHKLLEIDSIIADSKSGVSGAGRSPSLTTHFCEANESFKPYKVDGHRHKPEMDEVLSDAAGEPMEITFVPHLLPMIRGMETTIYARLTKPRGHTEIHNMVVDYYSDCPFIRILDKGNYPDTRNVRGTNYCDIGLAVDKAQGRIIIMSVIDNLVKGAAGQAVQNMNLMLGLEEVTGLNTPPYPL
- a CDS encoding patatin family protein — encoded protein: MDFLTRSLSLGRYVSTRLRGYPAKKVLVLEGGGMRGIFLTGVLQAFTDRGYFPFELIIGSSAGALTGTAFAADQICLARDAFFKELLGGQFIRMRNILRPEKHILNLDWMVENIVMGKDPLNLKRLRRSACPVLMTATNVSEHEVPETVYLSTKKDRIPIALKATAAIPFFYRDFVRYKDYLLLDGGLLDPVPYKKALAMGYREEDILVILSRPKGYRKKRESFWISRLYENYYKDFKHRFLLLSMHERYQMYNRVINNLESCYSGIDVIYPPADFAVNRLTRSEERILTGFMQGVDAAKQYLMVSEKAI
- a CDS encoding ABC transporter substrate-binding protein; translated protein: MKKSIIVMCVIACFVLSATAVYAEPEPYHVGCAFAVTGKASWLGEPERNTARMVADEINANGGINGHKIVLHIEDTQGENTRAVNAVKKLIKKHNVCAVIGPSRSGTSLATIPIAEKEQVPLLSCAAAAKITNPPEERRWIFKMGQNDSDAVRKIYDHMTARDISKVGIITGTTGFGAAGREQLKALSGDYGIEIAADETYSPGATDMTAQLIRVRNSGAQAIVNWSIVPAQSIVPRNVKQLGLDMPLYQSHGFANIKYAEAAGEAAEGSIFPAGRIMAAKSVPADHPQKDVLMAYKKAYEAKFDDQVTTFGGHAYDAMHLIAKTLKKVGDDPAKIRDELEQTRFVGIGGIFEFSPTDHCGLDKTAFEMLTVKDGKFVVIKD
- a CDS encoding Do family serine endopeptidase, producing MNCRIKWAGAAVMAGVLMMVAPCFADAQASTDSRFPRRNAVVKAVEKVSEAVVNISSEYEVSSQVSPFARFDMDSFFRDFFEKRFETRRKLSSRGSGVIIDSDRGFVLTNEHVIAKSGTITVVLKDGREFQADIIGADPESDLAVLQIRADEPLPSVPMGDSGDIMIGETVIAIGNPFGFSNSVTTGVISAVNRSVRAQNRVYHDFLQIDASINPGNSGGPLLNINGELIGVNTAIYAKAEGIGFAIPINTARKIVSDLIAYGKVIHAWIGLTVQNVDQRLAGYLDLPSDEGIVIKGVEPDSPAANAGIKEGDVVLAIDDQSIRNVSDYEYAMREHSEGETMAVTLRRNRSEKTFKVKASVFPERLSMKLAYQLLGVKVVGMDEKNRFKATIPANSGVIVSEVDTNSELARIGVRPGDVIRKINDVELKNLADFKDAVIKYRWKESVVLLVQRGERGYYITLQVH
- a CDS encoding tetratricopeptide repeat protein encodes the protein MGLFSFITGKSSEEIEMIGDDYQAAGEYGAAKVEYDKALEKAEKKSPEKQALIRRLAEKANQAREALAGSHINAAEELIRQESYQEAEDLLYLAYELTGDEKLKTDIKAKARSLYQMPAGAPEAGDPAEPLAQLHESEEAADTEDDEEAAYFHLLVSSLPEEMQEAYESYGQTFMEGYVALNQGEFETAVSAFRTAMTENSGPDSWIALELATAYMHLGQSENARETVETYLQSNPESLRAYQLLCEIYWDAGDFEAAADLLNRSPKDLQQSGPVQMLLGETYYQAGSYEAARDVFLDCGEQFGNEELISRALAKTYEAMGDFDKARRLYGEILNNCTKCGARVDPFIKSRFAELSFQSGDTSNLVLEMFLSLVHEDPDNRKAYFDRIGKIYEAAGHASEARRYYGFAESAAG